A window of the Ipomoea triloba cultivar NCNSP0323 chromosome 14, ASM357664v1 genome harbors these coding sequences:
- the LOC116004994 gene encoding polyadenylate-binding protein 7-like translates to MACIDSIIEIEPRGGELTLCASTEVPAPALWLFGTSETCWQHTLYVGDLHPETTAADLEAAFSVIGPLDSFAVRKDAVSGKSLCYAFVNFFCVSHALNAMKRLNHTTLRGKPMRITWWQKDSELRKSGIGNVFVKNIAPSITSAQLESIFRKYGLIVSCKIAEEENGKSKCYGFVQFETQNSAISAISALNGAVFEGKELHVSTFKKKEERVMDAFNEQKFTNLYVKNFGLNMTEDLLREKFSRYGNVKSAAIMRDEEGNSKGFGFVNFDSDEDARKAVEALNGQLIGSKKLFVGRALKKAEREILLKMAQTREDEMGGEDVSSV, encoded by the exons ATGGCCTGTATTGACTCTATCATTGAGATCGAGCCTCGTGGAGGTGAATTGACTCtgtgtgcttcaacag AGGTGCCAGCACCAGCACTTTGGCTGTTTGGGACGTCAGAAACTTGTTGGCAGCATACTCTCTACGTCGGTGATCTTCACCCGGAAACCACAGCAGCGGACCTCGAGGCCGCATTTTCTGTGATTGGCCCGCTGGATTCTTTCGCGGTTCGCAAAGATGCCGTGTCTGGAAAATCTCTCTGCTATGCTTTCGTCAACTTCTTTTGTGTCTCTCATG CTTTAAACGCTATGAAACGCCTAAACCATACAACCCTGAGAGGAAAGCCGATGAGGATTACATGGTGGCAAAAGGATTCAGAGCTAAGAAAATCTGGGATTGGGAATGTTTTTGTCAAGAACATTGCTCCTTCTATCACCAGTGCTCAATTAGAGAGCATCTTTAGGAAATATGGCTTAATAGTGTCCTGCAAAATCGCCGAGGAGGAAAATGGAAAGAGCAAATGTTATGGATTCGTTCAGTTTGAAACACAGAATTCTGCCATTTCTGCTATCAGTGCCCTCAATGGAGCAGTGTTTGAAGGGAAGGAATT ACATGTGTCCACAtttaagaagaaagaagagaggGTGATGGATGCATTTAATGAGCAAAAATTCACTAATCTATATGTGAAAAACTTCGGTCTCAATATGACAGAGGACCTCTTAAGAGAGAAATTCTCCAGATATGGGAACGTCAAAAGTGCTGCGATTATGAGGGATGAAGAAGGGAATTCAAAAGGCTTTGGCTTTGTCAATTTTGATTCGGATGAAGATGCTAGGAAGGCGGTTGAAGCTCTCAATGGTCAACTAATAG GATCAAAAAAGTTATTTGTTGGAAGGGCACTGAAGAAGGCGGAAAGGGAAATACTCTTGAAAATGGCCCAAACACGCGAGGATGAGATGGGAGGAGAAGATGTGTCGAgtgtataa
- the LOC116004917 gene encoding WD repeat-containing protein 70, protein MADESDMYDGIRAQFPLTFGKQAQSQTPLEIVHSATRRSGDGKPNPSSSASKDKPFPSISSTSQAWLESFKKPNPSNSKKSVTFGPPRPGADLDSGNGKEEEEEEEAAMIGPPRPSVATEDEDKDGPVIGPPRPPPVDEEDDGPMIGPPAPPPASIGSDSDDEMEEEVEGENRYRIPLSNEIMLKGHSKIVSALAVDHTGSRVLSGSYDYTVRMYDFQGMNARLQSFRQVEPCEGHQVRSLSWSPTSDRFLCVTGSAQLKIYDRDGLTLAESERGDMYIRDLKNTKGHISGLTCGEWHPKAKETILTSSEDGSLRTWDVNNFKCQKQVIKPKQSRPGRVHVTTCGWDREGKSIAGGIGDGSIQIWNLKPGWGSRPDLYVANAHSDDITGLKFSSDGRVLLSRSFDGSLKVWDLRKMKEPLQTFNDLPNHYAQTNIAFSPDEQIFLTGTSVERDSTTGGLLCFYDRAKLELVSRVGISPTCSVVQCAWHPRLNQVFATTGDKHEGGTHILYDPTLSERGALVCVARAPRKKSVDDFQAQPVIHNPHALPLFRDQPSRKRQREKMLKDPLKAHKPELPITGPGHGGRVGASKGSLLTQYLLKQGGLIKETWMDEDPREAILKYADVAANQPKYVAPAYAQTQPQPLFQASDDEDEEK, encoded by the exons ATGGCGGACGAATCGGACATGTACGACGGAATTAGGGCTCAGTTTCCTTTGACGTTCGGCAAGCAAGCGCAATCTCAAACCCCGCTCGAAATCGTCCACAGCGCCACCCGCCGCTCCGGCGATGGAAAACCTAATCCCTCTTCTTCTGCGAGCAAAGATAAGCCGTTTCCATCTATATCTTCGACTTCCCAAGCTTGGCTAGAGTCGTTCAAGAAGCCTAACCCTAGCAATTCGAAGAAGAGCGTGACGTTTGGGCCTCCGCGGCCCGGGGCTGATTTGGATTCGGGAAATGGgaaggaggaggaagaggaggaggaggcggcCATGATTGGGCCACCTCGGCCTTCAGTTGCGACGGAGGATGAGGATAAGGATGGGCCCGTGATTGGACCTCCACGGCCGCCTCCTGTAGACGAGGAGGACGACGGGCCGATGATTGGCCCGCCCGCACCGCCACCTGCTTCGATTGGATCGGATTCCGACGATGAAATGGAAGAGGAAGTGGAAGGAGAAAATCGGTATCGGATACCGCTGAGCAATGAAATAATGTTAAAAGGGCATTCAAAG ATTGTTTCTGCACTTGCTGTGGACCATACAGGATCAAGAGTTCTTTCTGGTAGCTATGACTACACTGTTCGGATGTACGATTTTCAAGGAATGAATGCCCGCCTGCAGTCATTTAGACAGGTGGAACCGTGTGAAGGCCACCAAGTTCGTAGTTTGAGTTGGAGTCCCACCTCAGATAGATTTTTGTGCGTCACTGGCTCGGCTCAGCTTAAG ATCTATGATCGTGATGGACTTACCCTTGCTGAATCTGAAAGGGGAGATATGTATATACGTGATCTCAAGAATACTAAAGGCCACATATCTGGGTTGACATGTGGGGAATGGCATCCAAAAGCAAAGGAGACAATCTTAACGTCATCAGAAGATGGTTCACTGCGAACGTGGGATGTGAATAACTTTAAATGTCAAAAGCAGGTCATCAAACCAAAACAATCTAGGCCTGGGAGAGTTCATGTGACCACATGTGGTTGGGATCGTGAAGGAAAAAGCATTGCAGGTGGTATAGGAGACGGCTCTATACAG ATATGGAATCTTAAGCCTGGATGGGGAAGCAGACCAGACCTATATGTAGCGAATGCACACTCGGATGATATTACTGGACTCAAGTTTTCAAGTGATGGAAGGGTGCTATTGTCGAGAAGCTTTGATGGTTCATTAAAG GTTTGGGATTTGCGTAAGATGAAAGAACCCCTTCAGACATTTAACGATCTTCCGAATCATTACGCTCAAACAAATATTGCATTTAGTCCTGATGAACAAATCTTTTTGACTGGGACATCAGTTGAAAGGGATAGCACAACTGGAGGCTTGCTATGCTTTTATGATAGGGCAAAGCTGGAACTTGTGTCGAGAGTTGGAATCTCTCCTACTTGTAGTGTTGTACAGTGTGCCTGGCACCCAAGGCTAAATCAG GTGTTTGCAACGACTGGGGATAAGCACGAGGGAGGAACTCATATCCTATATGATCCAACCCTTAGTGAAAGAGGAGCTCTTGTTTGTGTTGCACGTGCACCAAGGAAAAAGTCTGTTGATGATTTCCAGGCACAGCCTGTGATTCACAATCCACACGCGCTACCCTTATTCAGGGATCAGCCTAGCCGTAAACGCCAGCGCGAGAAAATGTTGAAAGACCCCCTCAAGGCTCATAAGCCTGAACTGCCTATAACAGGGCCTGGTCACGGTGGAAGGGTCGGTGCAAGCAAGGGAAGCTTGTTAACACAATACCTTCTCAAG CAAGGCGGGTTGATCAAGGAGACATGGATGGACGAAGATCCTAGAGAAGCTATCCTAAAGTACGCTGATGTAGCTGCAAATCAACCAAAATACGTGGCTCCAGCATACGCCCAAACACAGCCTCAACCGCTCTTCCAAGCATCAGATGATGAAGACGAAGAGAAGTAA
- the LOC116003616 gene encoding tyrosine decarboxylase 1 isoform X2, whose amino-acid sequence MDGGSNLKPMDSEQLREYGHKMVDFIADYYKNIESFPVLSQVQPGYLRGLLPESAPTRPETLQDVLQDVQTKIFPGVTHWQSPDYFAYFPSNSSVAGFLGEMLSAGINMVGFSWITSPAATELEMIVLDWLAKALKLPDNFLSTGEGGGVIQGTASEAVLVVLLAARDKILRAVGKELIGKLVVYASDQTHSALQKACQIAGIHPENCRFLKTDSSTEYALSPNSLREALSQDLATGLIPFFLCATVGTTSSTAVDPLLALGHIAKSNGMWLHVDAAYAGSACVCPEFRHYLDGVEEADSFNMNAHKWFLTNFDCSALWVKDRSALIQALSTNPEYLKNKASQANLVVDYKDWQIPLGRRFRSLKLWMVLRLYGLENLQAYVKNHIELAKRFEEFVSEDSRFEVVAHRKFSLVCFCLLPPQNDEDLANKLNRDLLDAVNSSGKIFISHTVLSGKYVLRFAVGAPLTEERHVIAAWKVLQDEAAALLRNSSKMTDSFA is encoded by the exons AT GGATGGTGGGTCGAATTTGAAGCCAATGGATTCAGAGCAACTGAGGGAATATGGTCACAAGATGGTGGATTTCATTGCCGATTACTACAAGAACATTGAGAGCTTCCCAGTTCTCAGTCAAGTTCAG CCAGGTTATCTACGCGGGCTCCTGCCAGAATCTGCACCTACTCGCCCCGAGACCTTGCAGGATGTTCTTCAAG ATGTCCAGACGAAGATATTTCCTGGAGTTACACATTGGCAAAGCCCAGACTATTTTGCATATTTTCCCTCTAACAGTAGTGTGGCTGGATTTTTGGGGGAAATGCTTAGTGCCGGAATAAACATGGTGGGATTCAGTTGGATAACTTCTCCGGCAGCAACAGAACTTGAAATGATTGTTTTGGATTGGCTTGCAAAAGCACTCAAGTTGCCTGATAATTTTCTTTCGACCG GTGAAGGTGGTGGAGTGATACAAGGCACAGCAAGTGAAGCTGTTCTTGTTGTGCTTTTAGCTGCTCGTGACAAGATTCTGAGAGCAGTTGGAAAAGAGTTGATAGGGAAGCTCGTCGTTTATGCTTCTGATCAGACTCATTCTGCTTTACAGAAGGCCTGCCAG ATAGCAGGAATTCATCCAGAGAACTGTCGTTTTCTAAAGACTGACTCATCTACTGAATATGCTCTTTCTCCCAACTCACTCCGTGAAGCGTTATCCCAAGACTTAGCCACTGGTCTAATCCCCTTCTTCTTGTGTGCTACC GTTGGTACTACATCATCAACTGCTGTTGATCCCTTACTCGCACTCGGGCATATTGCAAAG AGTAATGGCATGTGGCTTCATGTGGATGCCGCATATGCTGGAAGTGCTTGCGTGTGTCCCGAGTTCCGCCACTATTTGGATGGCGTAGAAGAAGCCGACTCGTTCAACATGAATGCACATAAATGGTTTCTTACAAACTTTGACTGTTCTGCACTTTGGGTAAAG GACCGGAGTGCTCTCATTCAGGCGCTGTCAACTAATCCTGAATATCTCAAAAACAAA GCTTCTCAAGCAAATTTGGTTGTAGATTACAAAGATTGGCAAATTCCCCTTGGACGTAGGTTCAG ATCACTGAAACTATGGATGGTATTAAGACTCTATGGCTTGGAGAACCTTCAAGCGTATGTGAAGAACCATATAGAATTGGCTAAACGCTTCGAAGAGTTTGTTTCCGAGGACTCTAGGTTTGAG GTTGTGGCCCATCGAAAGTTTTCTCTAGTGTGCTTCTGTCTTCTGCCACCTCAGAACGACGAAGATCTTGCAAACAAACTCAACCGCGATCTGCTGGACGCTGTCAACTCATCCGGAAAAATATTTATCTCGCACACC GTTCTATCTGGCAAATACGTTCTCCGCTTTGCAGTCGGGGCTCCGCTGACAGAAGAGAGGCATGTGATTGCAGCCTGGAAAGTTTTGCAAGATGAGGCTGCTGCTTTGTTGAGAAACTCTTCAAAGATGACCGATTCTTTTGCATAG
- the LOC116003616 gene encoding tyrosine decarboxylase 1 isoform X1 — MEYFHVNFGNDHKKEDGGSNLKPMDSEQLREYGHKMVDFIADYYKNIESFPVLSQVQPGYLRGLLPESAPTRPETLQDVLQDVQTKIFPGVTHWQSPDYFAYFPSNSSVAGFLGEMLSAGINMVGFSWITSPAATELEMIVLDWLAKALKLPDNFLSTGEGGGVIQGTASEAVLVVLLAARDKILRAVGKELIGKLVVYASDQTHSALQKACQIAGIHPENCRFLKTDSSTEYALSPNSLREALSQDLATGLIPFFLCATVGTTSSTAVDPLLALGHIAKSNGMWLHVDAAYAGSACVCPEFRHYLDGVEEADSFNMNAHKWFLTNFDCSALWVKDRSALIQALSTNPEYLKNKASQANLVVDYKDWQIPLGRRFRSLKLWMVLRLYGLENLQAYVKNHIELAKRFEEFVSEDSRFEVVAHRKFSLVCFCLLPPQNDEDLANKLNRDLLDAVNSSGKIFISHTVLSGKYVLRFAVGAPLTEERHVIAAWKVLQDEAAALLRNSSKMTDSFA, encoded by the exons ATGGAGTACTTTCACGTGAATTTTGGAAATGATCATAAAAAAGA GGATGGTGGGTCGAATTTGAAGCCAATGGATTCAGAGCAACTGAGGGAATATGGTCACAAGATGGTGGATTTCATTGCCGATTACTACAAGAACATTGAGAGCTTCCCAGTTCTCAGTCAAGTTCAG CCAGGTTATCTACGCGGGCTCCTGCCAGAATCTGCACCTACTCGCCCCGAGACCTTGCAGGATGTTCTTCAAG ATGTCCAGACGAAGATATTTCCTGGAGTTACACATTGGCAAAGCCCAGACTATTTTGCATATTTTCCCTCTAACAGTAGTGTGGCTGGATTTTTGGGGGAAATGCTTAGTGCCGGAATAAACATGGTGGGATTCAGTTGGATAACTTCTCCGGCAGCAACAGAACTTGAAATGATTGTTTTGGATTGGCTTGCAAAAGCACTCAAGTTGCCTGATAATTTTCTTTCGACCG GTGAAGGTGGTGGAGTGATACAAGGCACAGCAAGTGAAGCTGTTCTTGTTGTGCTTTTAGCTGCTCGTGACAAGATTCTGAGAGCAGTTGGAAAAGAGTTGATAGGGAAGCTCGTCGTTTATGCTTCTGATCAGACTCATTCTGCTTTACAGAAGGCCTGCCAG ATAGCAGGAATTCATCCAGAGAACTGTCGTTTTCTAAAGACTGACTCATCTACTGAATATGCTCTTTCTCCCAACTCACTCCGTGAAGCGTTATCCCAAGACTTAGCCACTGGTCTAATCCCCTTCTTCTTGTGTGCTACC GTTGGTACTACATCATCAACTGCTGTTGATCCCTTACTCGCACTCGGGCATATTGCAAAG AGTAATGGCATGTGGCTTCATGTGGATGCCGCATATGCTGGAAGTGCTTGCGTGTGTCCCGAGTTCCGCCACTATTTGGATGGCGTAGAAGAAGCCGACTCGTTCAACATGAATGCACATAAATGGTTTCTTACAAACTTTGACTGTTCTGCACTTTGGGTAAAG GACCGGAGTGCTCTCATTCAGGCGCTGTCAACTAATCCTGAATATCTCAAAAACAAA GCTTCTCAAGCAAATTTGGTTGTAGATTACAAAGATTGGCAAATTCCCCTTGGACGTAGGTTCAG ATCACTGAAACTATGGATGGTATTAAGACTCTATGGCTTGGAGAACCTTCAAGCGTATGTGAAGAACCATATAGAATTGGCTAAACGCTTCGAAGAGTTTGTTTCCGAGGACTCTAGGTTTGAG GTTGTGGCCCATCGAAAGTTTTCTCTAGTGTGCTTCTGTCTTCTGCCACCTCAGAACGACGAAGATCTTGCAAACAAACTCAACCGCGATCTGCTGGACGCTGTCAACTCATCCGGAAAAATATTTATCTCGCACACC GTTCTATCTGGCAAATACGTTCTCCGCTTTGCAGTCGGGGCTCCGCTGACAGAAGAGAGGCATGTGATTGCAGCCTGGAAAGTTTTGCAAGATGAGGCTGCTGCTTTGTTGAGAAACTCTTCAAAGATGACCGATTCTTTTGCATAG